The Arachis ipaensis cultivar K30076 chromosome B07, Araip1.1, whole genome shotgun sequence genome includes a window with the following:
- the LOC107607620 gene encoding uncharacterized protein LOC107607620 produces MKSRGETIKKIESQVGYFSQKIPKPTDRFPSDTEKNTRGGTKNVRWKECKAITLASEEVLEEEISNSTEHTQGVLEDKMEEIEQGTSLVQRKEPKEKEFLKPYVPQAPFPQRLMGSEKEKTYTRFLDVFKYLHVNIPFLEALQQMPTYIKCMKELLTKKSTLKGGQIVMMNKE; encoded by the coding sequence ATGAAAAGTCGAGGAGAAACCAtcaagaagattgaatcccaagTAGGATAtttttctcagaaaattcctaagCCTACTGATAGGTtcccaagtgacactgagaaGAATACAAGAGGAGGAACAAAAAATGTGAGATGGAAAGAATGCAAGGCAATTACCCTCGCAAGTGAGGAGGTTTTGGAGGAAGAAATTAGCAATTCAACAGAACATACCCAAGGAGTTCTTGAGGATAAGATGGAAGAGATAGAACAAGGGACTAGCCTTGTACAAAGGAAGGAACCAAAAGAGAAAGAATTCCTTAAACCTTATGTTCCACAAGCACCATTCCCCCAGAGACTCATGGGTAGTGAGAAGGAGAAAACATACACTAGATTTCTAGATGTGTTTAAGTATCTTCATGTCAACATCCCCTTCCTTGAGGCTCTCCAACAGATGCCCACATACATTAAATGTATGAAGGAGTTATTGACCAAGAAAAGTACCCTGAAGGGAGGACAAATAGTAATGATGAATAAGGAATAA